In a single window of the Subtercola sp. PAMC28395 genome:
- a CDS encoding aldehyde dehydrogenase family protein, with the protein MSTGAGVTIPDVVDRLRSTYERGVTKPYAWRVSQLRALRSLLIEGTAEIEAALLADLRKNPAEAQLTEIGFVIAEIDYTLARLRRWLRPSRVSTPLLIAPSTAKTVLEPVGVVLVISPWNYPVQLLLVPIIGAIAAGNAVVAKPSELAPATSAAFASLFRRYLDNRAIAVVEGGVDETTVLLNERFDHIFYTGNSRVGRIVMRAAVKHLPPVTLELGGKSPVYVDETVDLKAVAHRIAWGKFMNAGQTCVAPDYLLATPQVARALEPLLAEVIAEFYGDHPEQSESYGRVVNDAQFGRLTKLIEGETVVTGGQSDARTRYLAPTVLSGVSRAAPIMQQEIFGPILPIVEVTGLADAIGFINAGEKPLALYVFTESASARRRFITQTSSGALAFGVPAAHLLVPGLPFGGVGESGMGAYHGQRSVEVFSHRKALLSKNLKPDTFNLVYPPFTQKKDAFIRGFLRKLT; encoded by the coding sequence ATGAGCACAGGTGCTGGAGTGACGATTCCCGACGTTGTCGATCGACTGCGCAGCACGTACGAACGGGGTGTGACAAAACCGTACGCGTGGCGGGTCTCCCAGCTCAGGGCCCTGCGCTCCCTTCTCATCGAGGGCACCGCAGAGATCGAAGCTGCGCTACTGGCAGACCTCCGCAAGAACCCGGCAGAGGCCCAACTCACCGAGATCGGTTTTGTCATCGCCGAGATCGACTACACGCTCGCGCGGTTGCGCCGGTGGCTCAGGCCCAGCCGGGTGAGCACGCCGCTGCTCATCGCGCCCTCGACGGCGAAGACCGTTCTCGAGCCCGTCGGTGTCGTTCTGGTGATCTCCCCGTGGAACTACCCCGTGCAGCTGTTGCTGGTGCCGATCATCGGGGCGATTGCCGCCGGGAACGCCGTGGTCGCCAAACCGAGCGAACTCGCCCCTGCCACCTCAGCCGCCTTCGCCTCCCTGTTCCGTCGATACCTCGACAATCGCGCGATCGCCGTGGTCGAGGGGGGCGTCGACGAGACCACGGTGTTGCTGAACGAACGGTTCGACCACATCTTCTACACGGGCAACTCCCGGGTCGGCCGAATCGTGATGCGGGCTGCCGTCAAGCACCTCCCGCCCGTGACGCTCGAACTCGGCGGAAAGTCGCCGGTGTACGTCGACGAGACCGTCGATCTGAAGGCCGTCGCCCACCGCATCGCCTGGGGAAAGTTCATGAACGCCGGCCAGACCTGCGTCGCCCCTGATTACCTGCTGGCGACGCCCCAGGTCGCGCGGGCGCTCGAGCCGCTGCTGGCCGAGGTGATCGCCGAGTTCTACGGCGATCATCCGGAACAGAGCGAGAGTTACGGGCGCGTCGTCAATGACGCCCAGTTCGGCAGGCTGACGAAGCTCATCGAGGGTGAGACGGTGGTGACCGGTGGCCAGTCGGATGCCCGCACCCGCTACCTCGCACCCACTGTTCTCTCGGGCGTCAGCCGGGCCGCTCCCATCATGCAGCAGGAGATCTTCGGGCCCATCCTCCCGATCGTCGAGGTCACCGGGCTCGCCGATGCGATCGGCTTCATCAATGCCGGCGAGAAGCCGCTCGCACTGTACGTCTTCACCGAATCGGCATCGGCTCGCCGCCGCTTCATCACCCAGACCTCGTCTGGGGCACTGGCATTCGGCGTGCCGGCGGCGCATCTGCTGGTGCCGGGGCTTCCCTTCGGGGGAGTGGGGGAAAGCGGCATGGGTGCATACCATGGCCAGCGAAGCGTCGAAGTGTTCAGCCATCGCAAAGCGTTACTGAGCAAGAATCTGAAGCCCGACACATTTAACCTCGTGTATCCGCCGTTCACACAGAAGAAAGATGCGTTCATCCGTGGTTTCCTCAGAAAACTCACGTAG
- a CDS encoding Gfo/Idh/MocA family oxidoreductase has translation MTRTAELFQAPIRTALIGFGLGGRVFHAPFLAADARFSLDAIVTGDPARQADAHARYPETSVIASVPEFFEVADDVDLVVISSPPSAHYALASAAIDAGLSIVIDKPFTTNSGEGLDLITRAEERGLLLTVFQNRRWDGDFQTVSDLVAGGALGEIHHFESRFEWWKPQGGRAWKGEATVAEGGGILFDLGPHLIDQALQLFGPTAEIYSELATRRPGAPAEDDVFLALTHESGVTSHLWMSGFAAQKGPRFRMLGSKGAYTKFGLDGQEPALIAGAVPNDEGFGVSPKHEWGVLGIDGDLAPVETRRGSYAGFYSQLADALTTGAPLPVDPRDSQAITEIIENIHATTRTRRQNRSQAL, from the coding sequence ATGACCCGTACTGCTGAACTGTTCCAGGCACCCATTCGCACCGCACTGATCGGGTTCGGCCTGGGCGGCCGGGTCTTCCACGCGCCGTTCCTTGCCGCGGATGCTCGTTTCTCTCTCGACGCCATTGTGACCGGTGATCCGGCACGACAGGCGGATGCCCACGCTCGTTACCCGGAGACGTCCGTCATCGCGTCGGTGCCAGAGTTCTTCGAGGTCGCAGACGATGTCGATCTGGTTGTGATCAGTTCCCCTCCCTCTGCGCACTACGCACTTGCATCAGCGGCGATCGACGCCGGGCTTTCGATCGTGATCGACAAGCCGTTCACCACGAACTCGGGCGAGGGTCTCGATCTGATCACCCGGGCCGAAGAGCGGGGTCTTCTCCTTACCGTGTTTCAGAACCGGCGGTGGGACGGCGACTTCCAGACGGTCTCCGACCTGGTGGCGGGCGGTGCGCTCGGCGAGATCCACCACTTCGAATCGCGCTTCGAGTGGTGGAAGCCGCAGGGTGGGCGGGCCTGGAAGGGTGAGGCGACGGTGGCAGAAGGCGGGGGAATTCTCTTCGACCTGGGCCCACACCTCATCGACCAAGCCCTGCAGTTGTTCGGGCCCACCGCCGAGATCTACTCCGAACTTGCGACCAGGCGACCTGGCGCCCCCGCCGAAGACGACGTCTTCCTCGCCCTGACCCATGAATCTGGCGTGACCAGTCATCTCTGGATGAGCGGATTCGCGGCTCAGAAGGGCCCCCGGTTCCGGATGCTCGGGTCGAAGGGGGCGTACACGAAGTTCGGCCTCGATGGTCAGGAGCCCGCGCTGATCGCCGGCGCAGTGCCGAACGACGAAGGATTCGGGGTCTCCCCGAAGCACGAGTGGGGAGTTCTCGGCATCGACGGAGACCTCGCACCGGTCGAGACCCGGCGGGGGAGCTACGCCGGTTTCTACTCCCAACTGGCAGACGCCCTGACAACCGGCGCACCCCTTCCGGTCGACCCGCGGGACTCGCAGGCGATCACGGAGATCATCGAGAACATCCACGCCACAACCAGGACCCGTCGACAGAATCGGAGCCAAGCACTGTGA
- a CDS encoding carboxylesterase/lipase family protein translates to MTIPLETFGVDSVDSASSRIETVDVETPNGTLRGRVDGDLLRFRGVRYARASRFELPVAEHPWQGVREAQLNGPMCPQPPFGLALLALPKPVPPMDEDCFFLTITAPATGTAKKPVMVWIHGGAYVNGSGSGDIYDSARIVRDGDVIVVGVNYRLGVFGYLAIDGVAPANLGVADQLEALRWVKTNIASFGGDPDSITVFGQSAGADAIAHLLSIPEADGLFSRAILQSPPLGLDRERQKLSPQLTANVLRALGEDPVTAPVERMLAAQVAATQGLSGDRLTAGMPYAPTPGAWPISLPERRQTRWRARAASVDVLIGYNRDDFTPFLDAVPALRRARARSVVRPATEPLSRILTNRVFGAPTLELARLLAGSGAHVYTYRFDWRPRSTVWGACHCIELPFFWADEEFWQGSPMLGGVDWADLDELGSRLRRAWAAFARSGVPVLDGQPGAWAEVSDEHPIGVKITFDPRYSPRSQG, encoded by the coding sequence GTGACGATACCGCTGGAAACATTCGGCGTCGATTCGGTCGACAGCGCGTCTAGTCGCATCGAAACTGTTGACGTCGAGACACCGAACGGAACTCTTCGCGGCCGTGTCGACGGGGATCTCCTGCGGTTCCGCGGGGTGCGGTACGCCAGGGCCAGCAGATTCGAACTGCCGGTCGCCGAGCATCCGTGGCAGGGAGTGCGCGAGGCGCAGCTCAATGGCCCGATGTGCCCCCAGCCGCCATTCGGTCTCGCCCTCCTTGCGTTGCCCAAGCCGGTGCCGCCCATGGACGAGGACTGTTTCTTCCTGACGATCACGGCACCCGCCACAGGAACCGCGAAGAAACCGGTCATGGTGTGGATCCACGGTGGCGCCTACGTCAACGGTTCGGGTTCGGGTGACATCTACGACTCGGCGAGAATCGTGCGCGACGGAGACGTCATCGTGGTCGGCGTCAACTATCGGCTCGGTGTCTTCGGCTACCTCGCCATCGACGGTGTTGCGCCCGCAAACCTGGGCGTGGCCGACCAGCTCGAAGCCCTTCGCTGGGTGAAGACCAATATCGCGAGCTTCGGAGGCGACCCTGACTCCATCACCGTTTTCGGGCAATCGGCGGGAGCCGATGCGATTGCCCACCTGCTCTCGATTCCCGAGGCCGACGGACTCTTCTCGCGGGCCATCCTGCAGAGCCCGCCGCTCGGCCTCGACCGCGAGCGGCAGAAGCTCAGCCCGCAACTGACCGCGAACGTGCTGCGCGCGCTCGGTGAAGACCCTGTCACAGCGCCGGTCGAACGGATGCTCGCCGCCCAGGTTGCAGCCACGCAGGGGCTGAGCGGCGACAGGCTCACGGCGGGTATGCCGTACGCGCCGACGCCCGGTGCCTGGCCCATCTCGCTGCCCGAGCGGCGCCAGACGAGGTGGCGAGCCAGAGCAGCATCGGTCGATGTGCTGATCGGCTACAACAGAGACGATTTCACACCGTTTCTCGATGCAGTTCCCGCGCTCCGGAGGGCTCGAGCGCGCAGCGTGGTGCGCCCGGCCACCGAACCGCTGTCGCGAATTCTGACGAACCGGGTGTTCGGCGCACCGACGCTCGAATTGGCACGATTGCTGGCCGGCAGCGGTGCGCACGTCTACACCTATCGATTCGATTGGCGGCCACGCAGCACCGTGTGGGGAGCGTGCCACTGCATCGAACTGCCGTTCTTCTGGGCCGACGAGGAGTTCTGGCAGGGCTCACCGATGCTCGGCGGCGTCGACTGGGCGGACCTCGATGAGCTCGGCTCCCGACTGCGCCGGGCATGGGCTGCTTTCGCGCGTTCTGGAGTGCCGGTTCTCGACGGGCAACCCGGGGCGTGGGCCGAAGTCAGCGACGAGCATCCGATCGGCGTGAAGATCACCTTCGATCCCCGGTATTCACCGCGTTCACAGGGGTGA
- a CDS encoding aspartate ammonia-lyase has translation MPSSNTPGYGPGTGGPTRTETDSLGQVEIPAYAFWGIHTARALENFPISRRPISVYPDLINALVIVKQAAARANAEIGVLEPEKARVIDEACQLVRDGEFHDEFVVGVIQGGAGTSSNMNANEVITNIALELMGKGKGEYQFLHPIDDVNRSQSTNDVYPTAVKLALCFGLQRLLAEHELLRDSFGRKGVEFNDVLKIGRTQLQDAVPMTLGQEFHGFATTLTEDNQRLAETVPLLWEINLGATAIGTGITADPRYADAVRRHLRELTGFAHVTAPDLIEATSDAGVFMQLSGILKRSAIKLSKICNDLRLLSSGPQAGFGEINLPARQAGSSIMPGKVNPVIPEVINQIAFSVAGADVTVTMAAEGGQLQLNAFEPVIAHSLLQNISWMTAGCTTLRVNCIDGISANLDRLDRLVSTSVGVVTALTPYIGYSASSALAKAALLTGRNIADLVVEANLMTRERVTKLLSPARLSGLETITSAIPVISADAEALSDAAQTGAVQAAVDSASMTTVESVSGLQAPVDGAESPARE, from the coding sequence GTGCCTTCATCGAACACGCCGGGCTACGGCCCCGGCACCGGCGGCCCGACCAGGACTGAGACGGATTCGCTGGGTCAGGTCGAGATTCCTGCCTACGCTTTCTGGGGCATCCACACCGCCAGGGCGCTCGAGAACTTTCCGATCAGCCGCCGGCCCATCTCCGTCTACCCAGACCTCATCAATGCACTCGTGATCGTGAAACAGGCCGCTGCGCGGGCCAACGCCGAGATCGGTGTGCTCGAACCCGAGAAGGCCCGCGTCATCGACGAGGCGTGCCAACTCGTGCGCGATGGCGAGTTCCATGACGAGTTCGTTGTGGGCGTCATCCAGGGCGGTGCCGGTACCTCGTCGAACATGAACGCGAACGAGGTCATCACGAACATCGCCCTCGAACTCATGGGCAAGGGCAAGGGCGAATACCAGTTCCTCCACCCGATCGACGACGTGAACCGCAGCCAGAGCACGAACGACGTGTACCCCACGGCAGTGAAGCTCGCCCTCTGTTTCGGGTTGCAGCGGTTGCTGGCCGAGCACGAGCTGCTCCGGGACTCGTTCGGGCGCAAAGGTGTCGAGTTCAACGATGTGCTGAAGATCGGCAGGACCCAGCTGCAGGATGCTGTACCGATGACTCTCGGGCAGGAGTTCCATGGCTTCGCCACAACACTCACCGAAGACAACCAGCGCCTGGCCGAGACGGTGCCACTGCTCTGGGAGATCAACCTCGGTGCAACGGCCATCGGAACCGGCATCACGGCTGATCCTCGTTATGCCGACGCCGTGCGCAGGCACCTGCGCGAGCTCACCGGGTTCGCGCACGTGACCGCTCCCGACCTCATCGAGGCGACTAGCGACGCAGGCGTGTTCATGCAGCTCTCGGGCATCCTGAAGCGCTCGGCCATCAAGCTCAGCAAGATCTGCAACGACCTCCGTCTGCTCTCGAGCGGCCCGCAGGCCGGTTTCGGCGAGATCAACCTGCCCGCCAGACAGGCGGGTTCGAGCATCATGCCCGGCAAGGTCAACCCGGTCATCCCCGAAGTGATCAACCAGATCGCGTTCTCTGTCGCCGGTGCCGACGTCACCGTCACCATGGCAGCAGAGGGCGGCCAGTTGCAGCTGAACGCCTTCGAGCCCGTCATCGCCCACTCGCTCCTCCAGAACATCTCGTGGATGACCGCCGGCTGCACTACGCTTCGTGTGAACTGCATCGATGGCATCTCGGCCAACCTCGACCGGCTCGACCGGCTCGTGTCCACCTCGGTGGGGGTCGTGACCGCGCTGACGCCGTACATCGGCTATTCGGCCTCTTCTGCCTTGGCGAAGGCGGCCCTGCTGACGGGGCGCAACATCGCCGACCTGGTCGTCGAAGCGAACCTCATGACCAGGGAACGCGTGACGAAGCTCCTTTCCCCCGCACGCCTGTCGGGTCTCGAAACGATCACCTCGGCGATTCCGGTGATCTCGGCCGATGCCGAAGCCCTGAGCGATGCTGCTCAGACCGGCGCGGTCCAGGCGGCGGTCGATTCGGCTTCGATGACCACTGTGGAATCCGTCAGCGGCCTTCAGGCGCCTGTCGACGGAGCAGAGTCGCCCGCTCGCGAATAG
- a CDS encoding sodium:proton antiporter: MNTPELLLILAGSLAVSAFARWRGWPAPLLVVAVALGVSFIPGIPPVEIDSEVILTVVLPPLLYSAALDVSFQNFTQSVRHIRRLGVGLVIVTTVVVGLIAYWIVPELTLPGALLLGAIVAPPDAVSAAAIGRRLGLPRGVMTVLSGESLINDAAALTLFRVFIAIIGGSALSFGGVIGTFVLAIVVGVVVGLAIGVVVQFVRVRLRDSVVAATLGLLVPFGAYAAGEALHGSGVLAVVAAGLYIGYNSPKTGYETRLQERPVWSSIDLLFEGFVFALIGLQVFSVTQNVASNSLGLAKSIGLAAAVFAVVILVRPVFVYTAYFRARWQARAQKKIPILRHLASKHEPELSWQELAVISWSGMRGVVTLAAAAAVPVVTAAGPVAQRDTINLVAFVVTIGTLIVQGLSLPWVIRRLSVADLGQAERDAEDEVRIFERSVRETKDYIDEHHDEWAARYGTAELDRSLGTLISQFERQVAVLLDEHDLEEQDIDSAGVDTSTVRAPRLSGPELTELRRELLDHRRSIIIRERNNGELDEEVMRSVLRGIDSEQLALDTSAMTRNRR, from the coding sequence ATGAACACCCCTGAACTTCTGCTCATCCTTGCGGGTTCCCTGGCCGTGAGCGCGTTCGCGCGCTGGAGGGGCTGGCCGGCGCCGCTGCTGGTCGTCGCCGTCGCACTCGGCGTGTCATTCATTCCGGGCATCCCGCCGGTGGAGATCGACTCGGAGGTCATTCTCACAGTCGTGCTGCCACCGCTGCTCTACTCGGCGGCATTGGACGTCTCATTCCAGAACTTCACCCAGAGCGTTCGTCACATCAGGCGCTTGGGTGTCGGGCTCGTCATCGTGACGACCGTGGTCGTGGGCCTCATCGCGTACTGGATCGTCCCCGAGTTGACTCTGCCGGGCGCATTGCTTCTCGGGGCGATCGTCGCCCCGCCCGATGCGGTCTCTGCCGCTGCGATCGGGCGACGCCTCGGCCTGCCGCGCGGAGTCATGACTGTTCTCTCGGGTGAGAGTCTCATCAACGATGCCGCGGCGCTCACACTCTTCCGGGTCTTCATTGCCATCATCGGGGGGTCGGCGCTGAGCTTCGGAGGGGTCATCGGCACCTTCGTCCTCGCGATCGTGGTCGGCGTGGTCGTCGGACTCGCGATCGGGGTCGTAGTGCAGTTCGTGAGAGTCAGACTCAGGGATTCAGTGGTGGCAGCGACTCTCGGTCTCCTGGTTCCCTTCGGCGCCTACGCCGCAGGCGAGGCGCTCCATGGATCAGGCGTTCTCGCCGTGGTCGCAGCCGGACTCTACATCGGTTACAACTCGCCGAAAACCGGCTACGAGACGAGACTCCAGGAACGTCCGGTGTGGAGTTCGATCGACCTTCTGTTTGAAGGCTTCGTCTTCGCCCTCATCGGCCTGCAGGTCTTCAGCGTCACACAGAACGTGGCATCCAACTCACTGGGCCTTGCGAAATCCATCGGCCTCGCCGCCGCCGTCTTCGCCGTGGTCATCCTGGTCAGGCCGGTATTCGTCTACACCGCGTACTTCCGGGCCCGATGGCAGGCCCGCGCGCAGAAGAAGATCCCGATATTGCGGCACTTGGCTTCCAAACACGAGCCAGAGCTCTCCTGGCAGGAACTCGCTGTCATATCGTGGTCGGGAATGCGAGGTGTCGTCACTCTTGCTGCGGCCGCTGCAGTGCCGGTGGTGACTGCCGCCGGGCCTGTCGCGCAACGCGACACCATCAACCTCGTGGCCTTCGTCGTGACGATCGGCACTCTGATCGTGCAGGGGCTTAGCCTGCCGTGGGTCATTCGAAGACTCTCCGTCGCCGACCTCGGCCAGGCAGAACGCGATGCCGAAGACGAGGTTCGCATCTTCGAACGGAGTGTCCGGGAGACGAAGGACTACATCGACGAGCACCACGATGAGTGGGCCGCCCGCTACGGAACCGCGGAACTCGACCGCTCACTGGGTACGCTGATCAGCCAGTTCGAACGCCAGGTCGCGGTTCTGCTCGACGAACACGACCTCGAAGAACAGGACATCGACTCCGCCGGTGTCGACACCTCGACAGTGCGAGCACCCCGGTTGAGCGGGCCGGAGCTCACCGAACTGCGACGCGAGCTTCTCGACCATCGCCGGTCGATCATCATCCGTGAGCGCAACAATGGTGAACTCGATGAAGAGGTCATGCGCAGTGTTCTGCGCGGCATCGACTCCGAGCAGTTGGCGCTCGACACCTCGGCGATGACGCGCAACCGCCGCTGA
- a CDS encoding MFS transporter → MKPDSRIPTEASPRDLTVEDSLGVLTERERKRLTKPSSERAIIATLAFTGLIAAFMQTLVTPITPQLPLLLNTTASNATWILTATLLAAAISTPISGRLGDMFGKRRMVLILLVLLLAGSVVSALSNDVLVMIIGRVLQGTGLGVIALGVSILRDVLHPARLGAAVALVSATLGIGGAVGLPVSALIAQNLDWHFLFWLAGLLALVALVLVFLVVPVSTLRTGGSFDFVGAIGFAIGLVGILLAVSKGSEWGWASPVTLGMLGGGVLVLVLWGLFELRTSNPLVDLRIAARRPVLLTNLASITVGFAFFASAAVLPQLLEAPTSTGVGLGQSLLIASLCLMPSGLVMFFMSPVAARLSAARGPRTSLVLGGIIIAVGYALAIGLMTEVWHAVFVATAVGFGVGFAYAAMPTLIMHAVPATETAAANGLNSVMRSLGSTVAAAVLGLILSSNVVISAGHPIPTQGAFQLCFAIAAAVALLGVVAAFFIPRREPAYRSTSIPQAVGSRA, encoded by the coding sequence GTGAAGCCAGACTCCAGAATCCCGACCGAAGCCAGCCCACGAGACCTGACCGTCGAAGACTCCCTTGGTGTACTGACGGAACGCGAGAGGAAGCGTCTCACCAAGCCCTCGAGTGAACGGGCCATCATCGCGACCCTCGCCTTCACCGGCCTCATCGCCGCTTTCATGCAGACCCTGGTCACGCCGATCACGCCCCAGCTGCCGCTGCTGCTGAACACCACTGCCTCGAACGCGACCTGGATCCTGACGGCCACCCTGCTCGCCGCAGCCATTTCGACGCCCATCAGCGGCCGACTCGGCGACATGTTCGGCAAGCGACGCATGGTCCTGATTCTTCTGGTTCTCCTGCTCGCCGGCTCCGTCGTTTCTGCACTGTCGAACGACGTGCTCGTCATGATCATCGGGCGCGTCCTGCAGGGTACGGGTCTTGGAGTGATCGCCCTGGGTGTCAGCATCCTGAGAGACGTTCTGCACCCGGCACGACTCGGCGCGGCTGTCGCACTGGTGAGCGCGACGCTGGGCATCGGCGGCGCAGTGGGACTGCCGGTTTCGGCCCTCATCGCCCAGAACCTCGATTGGCACTTCCTGTTCTGGCTGGCCGGGCTCCTGGCACTGGTGGCACTCGTGCTGGTGTTCCTCGTCGTTCCGGTGAGCACGCTTCGCACCGGCGGCTCGTTCGATTTCGTGGGCGCGATCGGTTTCGCGATAGGTCTGGTGGGCATCCTGCTCGCCGTCTCGAAGGGCAGCGAGTGGGGCTGGGCCAGCCCGGTCACGCTCGGGATGCTCGGCGGCGGTGTGCTCGTGCTGGTGCTGTGGGGTTTGTTCGAGCTCCGCACGAGCAACCCTCTCGTCGACTTGAGGATTGCCGCACGACGGCCTGTGCTCCTCACGAACCTGGCCTCGATCACAGTGGGATTCGCCTTCTTCGCGAGCGCGGCAGTGCTCCCCCAGTTGCTCGAGGCACCCACCTCCACCGGAGTCGGCCTCGGCCAGAGCCTGCTCATCGCGAGCCTGTGCCTGATGCCCAGCGGCCTGGTGATGTTCTTCATGTCGCCCGTGGCGGCTCGACTCAGCGCAGCGCGCGGCCCCCGCACGAGCCTCGTTCTCGGCGGCATCATCATCGCGGTCGGCTACGCGCTTGCCATCGGCTTGATGACCGAAGTGTGGCACGCGGTCTTCGTGGCGACTGCGGTGGGGTTCGGGGTCGGGTTCGCCTACGCAGCGATGCCGACGCTGATCATGCACGCTGTACCTGCGACTGAGACGGCGGCGGCGAACGGACTGAACTCTGTGATGAGGAGCCTCGGTTCCACAGTGGCCGCAGCCGTTCTCGGTCTGATCCTGTCATCGAATGTCGTCATCTCGGCTGGGCACCCGATTCCCACCCAGGGGGCGTTCCAGCTCTGTTTCGCCATAGCTGCTGCGGTGGCCCTGCTCGGAGTCGTCGCCGCGTTCTTCATTCCGCGGAGGGAACCCGCCTATCGCTCAACCAGCATTCCCCAGGCCGTCGGTTCACGCGCCTGA
- a CDS encoding SDR family oxidoreductase, whose amino-acid sequence MSETSTAPTIGVTGATGKIGGAVARSLVDTSRGGHAGTSLRLVVRDASRAPAFEGSNADVTVATATYGDGESGIRALGGVDVLFMVSAAESPDRVAEHVQFVQSALEAGVSHIVYTSFTGAGPAAGFTLARDHGATEEVIRASGVDFTFLRDNFYLDLLPLWAGDDGVIRGPAGDGLIAAVARADVVDSAVAVLLHPERHRNAVYELTGGEAVTFADVARRTSLATGQKLRFENETVEEAYASRAHYGAPDFIVDAWVSTYTGIRDGELAAVSDDVVVLTGHPQRTLEDVLAGR is encoded by the coding sequence GTGAGCGAAACGAGTACGGCTCCGACAATCGGCGTCACCGGCGCGACGGGCAAGATCGGCGGCGCGGTCGCGAGGTCGCTGGTTGACACGAGTCGGGGCGGCCACGCCGGCACCAGTCTGCGTCTGGTCGTGCGGGATGCGTCGCGGGCCCCGGCATTCGAGGGTTCGAACGCCGATGTGACTGTCGCAACGGCGACGTACGGCGATGGGGAGTCGGGCATCCGGGCGCTCGGAGGGGTTGACGTGTTGTTCATGGTCTCGGCCGCCGAATCGCCAGACCGCGTCGCCGAACACGTGCAGTTCGTCCAGTCGGCACTGGAGGCCGGGGTCAGCCATATCGTCTACACGTCGTTCACAGGTGCCGGCCCCGCAGCAGGGTTCACCCTGGCCCGGGACCATGGTGCCACTGAAGAGGTGATCCGGGCAAGCGGTGTCGATTTCACGTTTCTGCGCGACAACTTCTACCTCGACCTACTGCCGTTGTGGGCGGGCGACGACGGGGTGATCAGGGGGCCAGCCGGCGACGGACTGATCGCAGCAGTGGCGCGAGCTGACGTCGTCGATTCGGCGGTGGCGGTTCTCCTGCACCCTGAACGTCACCGGAACGCGGTGTACGAACTCACGGGGGGTGAGGCTGTGACCTTCGCCGATGTCGCTCGTCGAACCTCTCTGGCGACCGGTCAGAAGCTGCGGTTCGAGAATGAGACCGTCGAGGAGGCCTACGCGTCGAGGGCGCACTACGGGGCGCCCGACTTCATCGTCGACGCCTGGGTGAGTACCTACACAGGAATTCGGGACGGCGAGCTGGCTGCGGTGAGCGATGACGTCGTCGTGCTCACCGGTCACCCGCAGCGCACCCTCGAAGATGTACTGGCAGGGAGGTGA